The Desulfobotulus pelophilus genomic interval GTGGTCATTGCCGGAGACGGTGCCACCGCCGACATCGGCCTTGATATGGTCATGCAGTCCTGGCTGCGCCGTGAAAAAATCACCACCATCATGCTGGACAATGAGGCCTATGCCAATACCGGTGGTCAGGAAAGCGGCATGTCCATGCAGGGTGCGGTTCTGAACATGGCACCTACGGGGAAAAAGTTTCCCAAGCTTTCTTTGCCGGAGATTGCCCAGACCTGTGGCTGCGCCTATGTGGCTGCGGCTTCACCGGCCAAACCCAAGCAGCTGGCAAAGGTTGTGAGGCGGGCCATTCTGGTGGCAAGGGAGATTGGTCCCACCTATGTGCAGCTCTACAGCCCCTGTCCCACCAACTACAAGTTCAACCCCAAAGAGACCGTATCCCTGATCAAGCAGCGGGAGAAGGAAGGGCTGTACCAGAGCAAAGAGTACATTTCACAGGAAGCCAAGGCGTTTCTGGAGAGTATGGAGGTGAAAAAATGAATGCAACGGAAAGAGTCTTTATCCGGATGTCCGGCCTTGGAGGGCAGGGTGCAGTAACAGCCGCCCATATTCTTGGAAGTGCTGCCAACAAGGACGGCCTTGAAAGTACGGTCAATCCCTTTTTCGGTGCGGAAAAGCGCCTTGCTCCGGCGGAAAGCTATGTTCGTATTTCTTCCGAGAAGGTTTATGAAAAGGGGGAAGTGCTATATCCCAATATCATTATGATCTTTCATCCCCACGTCATCACCATGGGCAAGTGCTACACCATGCCCTTTTTTGACGGTTTGCAGGAAGGCGGTTCCATCCTGATCAATGCGGATGAACCCCTTGTGAATGATGAAGACCTGCGTCATCTGGCAGATCTGAAAGCAAAAATCTACTACGTACCGGCCACAGGCATTGCTACGAAAGTCGCAGGCTCCGAGCTTTCCACCAACATTGCCATGCTCGGTGGTCTGTACGCCATGCGGAAACTCACCTCCATGGAAGCCCTGAAGGAATCCATGATAGAGCGTTTTGGTGGCGGAAAGTTTGTTGCTTCGGGAACCACAGCCGCACTGGATGATGCTGTTACGGGTAAATTTGCCAAGGTCAGCCAGATGATCGAGAAAAACATGGAGCTGATTGCTGCTGCCGGGGCCGCTTTGACGGAGTTCCCTCTGCCGGGAACAAAGGGAGGTGAGTGATTATGTATTTATCAGTCAGAGTGGATACGGAAAAATGTATCGGGTGCAAAATCTGCATCACCAGTTGTCCGGAACCCAATGTATTTATTTTTCTGCCGGAGCAAAAGCTTGTGGAAGTCAATGAGAGCCGCTGCAAGGCCTGCGGACTCTGCACAACGGTCTGTGCGAAGGAAGCCCTGAAAATCGGCTGATCTGGCTGCTTTTCCTGTGTGATATTATTTGCTTTGGGGGGCAGAAATTTTGCCCTCCAAAGTGAAATGCAGAATTATTCGTCTCTGCCTTTATCAGAGCCGTGCGGGTCAGGAGACTTACCATGTGTTCAGAAAAACAGAAGAACAGGGATACCATTACCGAGCTGCTCCACGGTTTGCGCAATAAAGCCTTCATCACCGGCAGTGAAGCCGTTGCCGAGGCCGTTAAGCGGGCCAATGTTGATATGGCCATTGCCTATCCCATCACACCGCAGTCGGAAAGCATGCATCTGGTGGGCGAGCTGTTCGCCAAAGGGTATATCAGGGACTATTACAGGGCGGAAAACGAGTTCGCCGTCATGGCAGCGGTGCATGGTGCTGCCTTAGGTGGTGGTCGGGTCTTCACCGCCACCAGCGGACCGGGCACCCTCCGGGCCATGGAAATGTTTCCGGTATGGGCCGGAGCCAGACAGCCCATTGTCTGTGCCTTCATGTGCCGTGGCGTTTCCCTGCCTCCCTCC includes:
- a CDS encoding thiamine pyrophosphate-dependent enzyme translates to MKTGMLKISPGFEEIMPPEYRELVDNGPYGKNYGINDLGSYKELLEEHPLCAGCGLALSLRLTLASLPMPEDTVIVGSTGCSALAFPQVALHNIHSLFGNQNAVASGLKRALKLRFPDKEKDVVVIAGDGATADIGLDMVMQSWLRREKITTIMLDNEAYANTGGQESGMSMQGAVLNMAPTGKKFPKLSLPEIAQTCGCAYVAAASPAKPKQLAKVVRRAILVAREIGPTYVQLYSPCPTNYKFNPKETVSLIKQREKEGLYQSKEYISQEAKAFLESMEVKK
- a CDS encoding 2-oxoacid:acceptor oxidoreductase family protein: MNATERVFIRMSGLGGQGAVTAAHILGSAANKDGLESTVNPFFGAEKRLAPAESYVRISSEKVYEKGEVLYPNIIMIFHPHVITMGKCYTMPFFDGLQEGGSILINADEPLVNDEDLRHLADLKAKIYYVPATGIATKVAGSELSTNIAMLGGLYAMRKLTSMEALKESMIERFGGGKFVASGTTAALDDAVTGKFAKVSQMIEKNMELIAAAGAALTEFPLPGTKGGE
- a CDS encoding 4Fe-4S binding protein, translating into MYLSVRVDTEKCIGCKICITSCPEPNVFIFLPEQKLVEVNESRCKACGLCTTVCAKEALKIG